One stretch of Thermus filiformis DNA includes these proteins:
- a CDS encoding COG1470 family protein, producing MPGVYNLSADLLVYEGSTLLERRVLTPANPSATLSLSPGRTYDFELSVKADPGDNQPKEVAWVRESRNITGDTTIPLRPRAIATGVMLVTYTPLREGKATEVELWIDTPIGPLPSKSFPLDDLGDPAYAVVSGSATVEAGSKLGARVAAAPGSAGTQVALRVSLQAMGSDHTLQTLTDELTLSVLNRLPSDDGQTFGGSVANLGPGVLPAPLEIHALSDSLGPWGTLQPDASFTIGLKPGADLEDHLAPLVFEPLSCTWTDTPEDTNFVPVDFEAGTYDLLLVNDPSLAYQPGYKMGALVYMDRPLSARGNCTDPYYGITYAFDFNLQAGWNIWVIEFTSSNSLSYSGTPFSGSTPSGLNWYLSPEPTPPGFTISLNPTSLTVQQGQSGTTTLTITPQNGFTGEVTLALERQDGTPAPSGITLSPTSVTVSGSSPVTQVLTLSVGAGVTTGTYNLRVKATSGSLVSTANLTLYVTSGGGGSGANVGVSADFSPPWGWISYPGWGESLPAGTPVNIRGWARDNQALASVEVYVNFQPLAGVVITQYAPGDWGWSVPWTPSTPGRNRIDLVVKDQGGNSYAYSIWVNVQQ from the coding sequence GTGCCGGGTGTGTACAACCTCTCGGCGGACCTCCTGGTCTACGAGGGGTCCACCCTCCTGGAGCGCAGGGTCCTCACGCCGGCTAACCCTTCCGCCACCCTCTCCCTCTCCCCCGGCAGGACCTACGACTTTGAGCTCAGCGTGAAGGCCGACCCCGGGGACAACCAGCCCAAGGAAGTGGCGTGGGTGAGGGAGAGCCGAAACATTACCGGCGACACCACCATTCCCCTGAGGCCCAGGGCCATCGCCACCGGGGTGATGCTCGTGACGTACACCCCTCTTAGGGAAGGCAAAGCCACAGAGGTGGAGCTCTGGATCGATACCCCCATCGGGCCCTTACCCTCCAAATCCTTCCCCCTGGATGACCTGGGCGACCCCGCGTACGCTGTGGTGAGCGGTAGCGCCACCGTGGAGGCCGGAAGCAAGCTGGGCGCCAGAGTCGCCGCCGCCCCAGGGAGCGCCGGAACCCAGGTCGCCCTCAGGGTCTCCCTCCAAGCCATGGGGAGCGACCACACCCTGCAGACCTTGACAGACGAGCTCACCCTGAGCGTCCTTAACCGGCTCCCCTCGGACGACGGCCAGACCTTCGGGGGAAGCGTGGCCAACCTGGGGCCCGGCGTGCTCCCAGCGCCCCTGGAAATCCACGCCCTCAGTGACTCCCTAGGGCCTTGGGGGACCCTGCAGCCGGACGCCAGCTTCACCATCGGCCTGAAACCGGGCGCCGACCTGGAGGACCACCTGGCCCCTCTGGTCTTTGAGCCCCTGAGCTGCACCTGGACCGACACACCGGAAGATACGAACTTTGTACCCGTAGACTTCGAGGCGGGCACCTACGACCTCCTCTTGGTCAACGACCCCAGCCTTGCCTACCAGCCCGGGTACAAGATGGGTGCGCTGGTCTACATGGACCGGCCCCTGAGCGCCCGGGGGAACTGCACCGACCCGTATTACGGCATCACGTACGCCTTTGACTTCAACCTGCAGGCGGGGTGGAACATCTGGGTCATTGAGTTCACCTCCTCCAACTCCCTCTCCTACAGCGGCACCCCCTTCAGCGGGAGCACCCCCTCTGGCCTGAACTGGTACCTCTCGCCCGAGCCCACCCCTCCTGGCTTCACGATCTCCCTGAACCCCACCTCTCTCACGGTGCAGCAGGGGCAGTCCGGGACGACCACCTTGACCATCACCCCGCAGAACGGGTTCACGGGGGAGGTGACCCTGGCCCTGGAGAGGCAGGACGGCACCCCGGCTCCGAGCGGGATCACCCTGAGCCCCACTTCGGTCACGGTGAGCGGGTCCAGCCCGGTGACCCAGGTCCTGACCCTGAGCGTGGGCGCAGGCGTGACCACGGGGACCTACAACCTGCGGGTGAAGGCCACCTCGGGAAGCCTGGTCAGCACCGCAAACCTCACCCTTTACGTCACGAGCGGCGGGGGCGGCTCGGGGGCCAACGTGGGCGTCTCGGCGGACTTCTCCCCTCCTTGGGGCTGGATTAGCTATCCTGGGTGGGGCGAAAGCCTCCCGGCGGGAACGCCGGTGAACATCCGGGGTTGGGCCCGGGACAACCAAGCCCTGGCCTCGGTGGAGGTGTACGTGAACTTCCAGCCCCTGGCGGGGGTAGTGATAACCCAGTATGCTCCCGGGGACTGGGGCTGGAGCGTCCCCTGGACCCCATCCACCCCGGGCCGCAACCGCATAGACCTGGTGGTCAAGGACCAGGGGGGGAACAGCTACGCATACTCCATCTGGGTCAACGTCCAGCAGTAA